From the genome of Thermogutta terrifontis, one region includes:
- a CDS encoding potassium channel family protein — MNALRERIWTILEPATEGDTLSKWCDVFLITLILTNVFAAVIETVEWIANRWGWALSLFEHFSVSIFAVEYLLRLWSCRANPQYDSLIWGRVRFAMTPLALIDLFAILPAFLPASHIDLRMLRLLRLFRLLRSIKLARYTAAVDIFVAVFREKKEEIVVAFCVMFLLVLFSAAIVYYVENPAQPDKFPDIPTAMWWAVITLATVGYGDVYPVTGPGRFVTGIVALLGIGMFALPAGILGAGFTEEIQRRRRKKTPSRCPHCGQALIDF; from the coding sequence ATGAATGCGCTGCGAGAACGGATTTGGACAATCCTCGAGCCTGCTACTGAAGGTGATACTCTCAGTAAATGGTGTGATGTTTTTCTTATCACGCTCATTCTCACCAACGTATTTGCCGCAGTAATCGAGACCGTCGAATGGATCGCCAACCGTTGGGGGTGGGCGCTTTCTTTATTCGAGCATTTCTCAGTGTCTATATTCGCCGTTGAATATTTATTGAGGTTATGGTCGTGTCGCGCAAATCCTCAGTATGACTCTCTTATTTGGGGCCGGGTCCGTTTCGCCATGACGCCCCTTGCGCTGATAGACCTTTTTGCAATTCTGCCGGCATTTTTGCCGGCTTCGCACATTGACCTGCGAATGCTCCGGCTGTTGCGACTGTTCCGATTACTTCGCTCAATCAAGCTGGCGCGTTATACGGCTGCTGTGGATATATTCGTCGCTGTATTCCGGGAGAAAAAAGAAGAGATCGTCGTGGCTTTTTGCGTGATGTTCCTGCTTGTTCTATTCTCCGCAGCGATCGTGTACTACGTGGAAAACCCGGCTCAGCCGGACAAGTTTCCTGATATTCCCACTGCCATGTGGTGGGCTGTCATTACCCTCGCCACTGTCGGTTACGGGGATGTGTATCCTGTTACGGGACCGGGGAGATTTGTCACTGGGATTGTGGCTCTTCTGGGAATCGGAATGTTCGCGCTGCCGGCAGGTATTCTGGGGGCCGGGTTTACCGAGGAGATTCAACGCCGGCGGCGGAAAAAGACGCCATCGCGCTGTCCCCATTGCGGTCAAGCGCTAATAGACTTCTAA